A genomic region of Synechococcus sp. NOUM97013 contains the following coding sequences:
- a CDS encoding 3-isopropylmalate dehydratase small subunit 2, with the protein MTETTAFPQGPIVRVSGRGLVLRGDDIDTDRIIPARFLKCVSFDALGEQAFADDRTELAGKHPFDQEAHQGASILVVNDNFGCGSSREHAPQALMRWGIRAVIGVSFAEIFYGNCLALGIPCATAGVDEIRKLQDAVQADPAAEWTLDLESLTLSDGATTQALALAGGALDMLRSGQWDATGQLLARDAELTRTMAGLPYLHGF; encoded by the coding sequence ATGACTGAGACCACTGCCTTCCCTCAGGGTCCGATTGTTCGGGTGTCAGGTCGTGGACTGGTGCTCCGGGGTGATGACATCGATACCGACCGGATCATTCCGGCCCGTTTTCTCAAATGCGTGAGCTTCGATGCCCTGGGTGAGCAAGCGTTCGCGGATGACCGCACGGAGCTCGCCGGCAAACACCCCTTCGACCAGGAGGCGCATCAAGGCGCGTCGATCCTTGTGGTGAATGACAACTTCGGTTGTGGATCCAGTCGTGAGCATGCGCCTCAGGCGTTGATGCGCTGGGGCATCCGAGCGGTGATCGGCGTGAGCTTTGCTGAAATTTTCTACGGAAACTGCCTGGCACTAGGCATTCCCTGCGCCACGGCTGGCGTGGACGAGATTCGCAAGCTTCAGGATGCGGTGCAGGCTGATCCAGCTGCGGAATGGACCCTTGATCTGGAATCACTGACGCTCAGTGATGGTGCGACGACCCAGGCGCTGGCTTTGGCCGGTGGTGCGCTCGACATGCTGCGCAGCGGTCAATGGGATGCCACCGGACAGTTGCTGGCCAGAGATGCTGAGCTCACCCGCACCATGGCAGGGCTTCCTTATCTGCACGGCTTCTGA
- a CDS encoding pentapeptide repeat-containing protein translates to MTQFSFVPMAAAVLLSGLAPLALRAGTVESLRVEPYGSPHERLIQSGACVGCDLRGAPLEGAHLIGADLRNADLRGAVLREANLEGADLSGARLDGADLQGASLSNADLSGTDLRRADLRGAVVINAYAPDVRTEGMRFAGADLTGSHLIYGGGTD, encoded by the coding sequence ATGACTCAGTTCAGCTTTGTTCCGATGGCCGCTGCCGTGCTGCTGAGCGGTCTTGCTCCTTTGGCGCTGCGTGCTGGAACGGTCGAGTCCCTGCGGGTTGAACCCTATGGATCACCCCACGAACGCCTGATTCAGTCCGGTGCCTGCGTGGGCTGTGATCTACGTGGTGCTCCTCTGGAAGGCGCTCATCTCATCGGTGCTGATCTCCGCAATGCCGATCTTCGCGGAGCTGTTCTGCGAGAAGCCAATCTTGAAGGCGCTGATCTCAGTGGAGCCCGTCTTGATGGGGCTGATCTGCAGGGAGCCAGCCTCAGCAACGCCGATCTCTCCGGAACAGACCTGCGTCGTGCTGATCTGAGGGGCGCAGTGGTGATCAATGCCTATGCCCCCGATGTGCGTACAGAGGGCATGCGTTTCGCCGGTGCGGACCTCACCGGCAGTCATCTGATCTACGGAGGCGGCACCGATTGA